The genomic interval GGATGTATTTTGGTGCGAGGTTTCAGAAGTTTGTTCCTCAGAAGTTTATAAGGCTGATGCTTGGTGCCGTCATTGTCTTTCTTGCAATAAGATATATTGTGCAGTATCTTTGAGGTGGATATTGTTGTGCAAGGAGTATTAAAATAAAAGAGTTTTGTATGTGGATGGAAGATATGTCTTTAAATGTTTGTAAAAAGTTTATTCAGATAGTCATCTTATTATTTTTTATTGCAGCAATTGTTGCATCTGAAAAAAGGACTATATGCATATGAAATTGACATTGATAGTTTGATAACAGATATTAAGAAAGATGACTGGCACAGTTGTTTGTCTATATATGGCGGGACAGAAGGCATAAAGAGTGATGAACTGACTGATGCGTTAATCAATATTGTTGAAAATAAGATGTTGAATTGGAGATTTAGAATCAGGGCGATCCAACTGCTCGGTGAGAGCTTGAAGCCAAAGGCATTGGGCTTTTTAGAAAAGATTTTAAATGACCCTTTTCTCAATCACGACTGCCCCGCTATAAAATGGAATGCAGTTGTTGCACTCGGCAATTTTGTCAAAGACCAGAAGGCAGCAGATATTCTCTTGGATGTAGCTAAATTCGAGGACAACCCGGTGGTAAGGGAGGCTATTGTGAAATCCATGGGGAAAGTTGGTAGTTCAAAGGCTGTACCATTTTTGATTTCTATCTTAAGTGATAAGAGCTTTGCAATTAGGATAAGTGCTATAAAGGCACTTGCAGAGATCAGAGACCAACGGGCATTCCCTTACCTAAAAAATATTGCAGACAATGACAATGATCCTCTCATAAAGAATGAAGCCATTATAGCTCTTGAGAGGTTTTCCAGAGGATAAATCACTGTGCTCTGCACAAAAGCCTTTAAAAATATGATGGTGTTATATGCCTTATTTTTGATTGTCTCTCAAGGTCATGCAGCGTCTCATGATATTGATAAATTGCTGATAAGGCTGCAGCATGATGATCCTAAACTGCGGTTGTCAGCAATGGAGGAGTTGGGCAAGATAGGAGATGGTGATTCTGTGATGGCGATTATGAAAGTTGTTGAAAATCAGGGCGAGGATTGGAAGATTAAGATTAGAGCAATAAAGCTGCTGGCGGAGATTAAAAATTCTATGGCAGTAGATTTCTTGATAAAGGTATTGGATGACCCATTTTTTACCTATGACTGCCCAGCGCTCAAATCCTAAAGAAGCGGAAGGCATTATACGAGAAAATAGGATTGATATGGTGCTTACCGATATTGTAATGCCCGAAATGAGCGGAATAGAACTGTTTGACAGGATACGCTCTATGGGGGCTGATATCCCCGTAATTCTGATGACCGGCTATGCTGATATGGAAAAAGCTCTTGAAGCGATTAAAAGGGGAGCCTTTGATTTTATACCTAAGCCTTATCAGCCAGATTATCTTATACACGCAATTGAAAAGGCTATAAATTATCATCGCCTTGTAAATATGGAGCGCGATTACAGGGGCATACTTGAGGAGCTTAATCTTGAAATTGAAGGCCTTGTTGCCGAGCGCACTATGAGCTTGATAGCTCTTACTTTAGCCGACAGGATACGAAACCCTTCCACGGCGATTGGATTGACCTGCCGTAGGCTTATGGAAAATAAAGACCTGCCGGATAAAGTAAAGGACGGGCTGAATGTTATAGCGGAAGAATCCGCGAAACTTGAAAACATAGTGAGTGAGTTTCAGGGCGTTGTAAAGAGCAGAAAGTCAATGTTCACTTATGAAGATATAAATTCGGTTCTTGACAGTATCAGGCAGCTTATGGAGAGAGAGGTTTCATACAAAAATATCCGCTTGACCATAATGCTTTCACCTGAGCCGTTAAGAATAAACATGGAAAGAAACTTGTTCAAAACTGCGGTTCTTCATCTTATACGCAATGCAGCTGAAGCCACGAAAGAGGGCGAGAGCGTAAAACTCTCAGTGTTTAAGGAAGATGAACATGCTGTGGTTGAAGTTGCCGATATGGGTAAGGGCATTGCCAATGAGGATGTTGAAAGGATATTCAGCCCGTTTTTTAGCTCTAAGAGCAAGAGCTTCGGCATGGGACTGCCAATGGTAAAGCAGGTAGTGTCGGAGCATATGGGAAATATAAGCGTAAAGCCCGCAGAAGGCGGAGGGACTGTTTTTAAAATGGAATTTCCTTTGCGTTGGGCTGAAAAACATTAAGCTGTTTATAATTTAATAAGCTATGGCTGATTATGAAGAACTGATAAATGAACTGTCGGATTTGTGCGGGATATACCGTGACTACTGGGATATATTCGGAAATAAGCACGAAGCTTCTTTTGATTCAAAAACTTCTGTGCTTAGCGCGATGGGATGTCGCATTGATTCCGAAGAAGATGTTCTTGCCGAGATAAAAAAGCGCAGGGATTTTCCATGGAACTGCTTTGTTGAGCCTGTAATATTTGCATCCGTTAACTCCGATATGATATTCATTCCTGTCTATATTGCATTGTCTGAAGGCTATGATGATACGGCTGTATTTTTTATGAGCATCACTGATGAGAACGGTCTTTGTGAAAGTTTTAAATTTAATTCTAAAGAGTTACAGCCAAAAGATGAACGATTAATAGATGATGTTCGTTATGCAAAATATGAACTTCCTTATGCTGCTTTAAAAGGCGGCTATAGCATTGGTTATTATGCAGTTGCTGTCTCTTTTAGCAGCTTTAATGTTCATCTTAAAGGCAGTTGCAGACTTATCATTGCGCCTGATTCCTGCTATATTCCTGCTGAGCTTGAAAAAGGCAGGGCATGGGGACTTTCGGTTAATCTTTATTGTCTTCGTTCCAATAGAAACTGGGGATTTGGAGACTTTGCAGACCTGAAAAATCTTATTTTCTTAAGCGCAGATTTTAGGGCAGGCTTTGTCGGAATAAACCCGCTTCATGCAATTCCCAATAAGATTCCTTTCGGCGTAAGTCCATATTCCGCATTGAGCAGACTTTATAAGAATTTCCTTTACATTGATATTGAGAGTGTGCCGGAGGTTAAGAATTCAGATAAAGCTCAATCTTTGCTCAATTCTGAAGAGTTCATAAGAGGGATTGAAAGACTGAGGGCAACTGAGTATATTGATTATGAAGCCACTGCTTCTTTAAAAGAAAAGATACTTAAAGCAGCGTTTGATGATTTTTATGACAATCTTACTGCTGGTCATGATGACAGAAAGAAGATGTATGAATCATATGTTAAAGAGTAAGGCATTTTGCTGTTTTTCTTCGCGATTTACATGGCTTTATCGCGTCATTTTAATAGTAGAGACTGCAGAGCATGGCCCGAAGATTATAAGAATCCTGAAAACAGCGCTGTAACCAAATATGCTTATGAGCATAAAAGGGATGTCGCATTTTATCAGTATATCCAATGGATTATTGACACCCAGATGTATGAGGCATCTCAGACTGCTAAGAAAGCCGGGATGTCCATAGGCATTTATCATGACCTTGCTATAGGTTCAATATCGGACGGAAGCGACGCTTGGATATGTCAGGGGGTCATTGCAAAGGATATTGATGTAGGAGCGCCTCCCGATGACTTTAATCCTAATGGTCAGAACTGGGGATTTCCGCCTTTTATTCCGGAGGCTTGCCGCAATATGGGGTATGAGTATTTTATCCGCACTATACGAAGCGCGATGAGGCATTGCGGGGCTTTGAGGATTGATCATGCTCTTGGACTTTTTAGGCTTTTTTGGATTCCAAAGGGAATGCATGCTTGCAAAGGGGTTTATTTGAATTATCCTTATGAGCATTTGCTCGGCATAATCGCTCTTGAAAGCTGGAGAAACAAAACCATGGTTATAGCGGAAGACTTAGGCACGGTCGGCGATAATGTTAGGGAAATCCTCCAGAGATTCCGGATGCTTTCATACAAGCTGCTTTATTTTGAGCGCAATTATCCGGACCCTGCGTTTAAAACGCCTGATAAATACCCTGAGACTGCTTTATGCGCTGTTACGACCCATGACCTTCCTACTTTATATGGCTGGTGGTCTGGGCATGATATTGAGGTAAAAAAAAGGCTCGGCATTTATCAGAATGAAACCGCCTATGAAACTGATATTTCAAACAGGCAAAGGGATAAAAAACTTCTTGTTGAGGCTATGAAAGCGCAAGGCATTATTTCTAAAACCGCTTCATTGTCGGATGAGATGACTGAAGATATATGTCTTTCCATATACACATATCTTGCAAAAACGCCGTGCAGGCTTATTGCCGTCAGTTATGACGATATTTCAGGAGCCTTGGACCAGCAGAATATGCCCGGCATTACTGATGCCTATCCGAGCTGGATGCGCAGGGCCGCGATGGAGATTGAAGAGATTAAAAAGAGCGGATTTTTACAGAGTCTTGGCCGGATATTTTCAATACCGTAGTTATTCATTTTACCTAAAGTTCATTGCAGCGTAATAGTAATGTAACATTCTATTTGTTATTCTATGTAATTGTCATAACCCTGCAGCAACAAATTTATAAGTATTTTTTATAAATACATTTTTGTAGTTAAAGTTGATTTTATTGAATTTATAATATTAACCTTAAAGCTATAGTTATTAGGATAAAATTTATTCAGGGGGAGTTTAAATGAATATTAAAGACCTTTCTATCAAGTGGAAAACGGCTATTCCGATTATCTTATGTGTGTTCATAGGGATAGCTGCTACGATTATCATTACGGGTGACAGGACCGAAAATATAGTCATTGAGGAATTGAAGAAGTCAACCCTTAACGGTTATAGGGATACGGTTTTAAATTCGCTTACCACTATGATGATCTCCGGTAATTTTAAAGAATCCAAAGGGGCGTTCCTTGAGCAGATGAAGCACATTGCAGACTTGCGGGTAATAAGGTCATCATCTCTTGACAGCGAATACGGAAAAGGCGCTCCGGACGAATACCCGTCGGATGCCGTTGAAAAAGAGGTGGTGGATAAAGGCATTGAAAAAGTTGTAGTTGATGGCAAGTTTTTGAGAGCCGTTTATCCTTATATGGCAAAATCAAATTTTATGGGTAAAAATTGTCTTTCATGCCATCATGTAAA from Dissulfurispira thermophila carries:
- a CDS encoding HEAT repeat domain-containing protein: MHLKKGLYAYEIDIDSLITDIKKDDWHSCLSIYGGTEGIKSDELTDALINIVENKMLNWRFRIRAIQLLGESLKPKALGFLEKILNDPFLNHDCPAIKWNAVVALGNFVKDQKAADILLDVAKFEDNPVVREAIVKSMGKVGSSKAVPFLISILSDKSFAIRISAIKALAEIRDQRAFPYLKNIADNDNDPLIKNEAIIALERFSRG
- a CDS encoding HEAT repeat domain-containing protein, which translates into the protein MLCTKAFKNMMVLYALFLIVSQGHAASHDIDKLLIRLQHDDPKLRLSAMEELGKIGDGDSVMAIMKVVENQGEDWKIKIRAIKLLAEIKNSMAVDFLIKVLDDPFFTYDCPALKS
- a CDS encoding hybrid sensor histidine kinase/response regulator, which gives rise to MTHFLPMTAQRSNPKEAEGIIRENRIDMVLTDIVMPEMSGIELFDRIRSMGADIPVILMTGYADMEKALEAIKRGAFDFIPKPYQPDYLIHAIEKAINYHRLVNMERDYRGILEELNLEIEGLVAERTMSLIALTLADRIRNPSTAIGLTCRRLMENKDLPDKVKDGLNVIAEESAKLENIVSEFQGVVKSRKSMFTYEDINSVLDSIRQLMEREVSYKNIRLTIMLSPEPLRINMERNLFKTAVLHLIRNAAEATKEGESVKLSVFKEDEHAVVEVADMGKGIANEDVERIFSPFFSSKSKSFGMGLPMVKQVVSEHMGNISVKPAEGGGTVFKMEFPLRWAEKH